Genomic window (Phaeodactylum tricornutum CCAP 1055/1 chromosome 3, complete sequence):
CAGTACAGAAACAGACGATGGATGGGATGATGGCATGTCATGGCCGGCGAAGACTTTGATGGACGCGGGTGCTTGGCGCCTGTTGCATATTGCCGGATGTGGCGAGGGGGAAATACGGGGCTTTTCTGAACATTCCTGCTGCTCAATTTATGATAGTCCAGGCCGCCGGTAAGGAAAAGTGAATGAAAAGATCCTTTACATTGTGTGGCCATATCATTTCTAAACTACATGAGACTTTTCTATGCAGTGCGGCGTTAACTTCATGCGGGTGGGCGGGAAGGTTTGATCTCTCGACGGTTATGGGGGAATGTGAGGAGCTCGGTGAGTACGAAAGGTCGGCGGCTCTGGCCGTATGGCACGACGACATCGGGGCCGCAGTTGACTGCCTGCAGCGTGGAGCCTCGGTGATCAGGCAACAAATGAAGAGGGGTGGAGAAAGTGTTAATATGTATTGCTCCTCCGAGCATGCCGAAACGCTGGATCTCGTTTCTTTCTGTGTAGCTGGTCATCGGGGTGACAGCATGGATTCACCGGCTTCCGGAATCTGGAGAAGAACGTGCGCGACTTTGATGAAACGAAGCAGCTTTTCTGGCCAATCCCGATGTTTTGCCTACGTTCGTGGAATGCTCAAATTTCTCATGACCTCGGGGTCGGACCAAGGGCATGACGAGGTTCTCTTGTGCGATGATTTGAGTCTTTGCGATCGCGTTGGCTTTGCTTGTCGCTTTCTCTCCTGGAACGAGCTTCTGCAATACTTGGAAACGTGCATCGTCAATTGTCAAAGATCAGGTGACATCGAGGGTATGATAATTACAGGGCTCGAAAAGGAAGGTATTAAAATCTTGCAATCCTTTGTGGATCGAACTGCTGATGTGCAAAGCGCTGCTTTAATAACGAGTCGAGTCATTTTTCCCGTTGGTTGGAATGGTGAACGTCGAGCCAGTATAGAGTGGTTGGAATCTTACCGATCACTGTTAAATACTTGGCAAATGTGGCAGTCTCGCGCCTTGTTTGATGTCGATCGTGCGGACCTTTTACGCAAGGTAAAGTCGCGTCAATTTGATGCGTCCGGCAAATTTGGCAGCGTTCCCATTAGTCGTCGGCAAGTGTCTGCTGGTGGTAAACCAGGGCTGCGCCAACCCGATCCGGACATTCAAGCCACCATTCCGGCACAGCTTGACGCCCGCTGTAACTACTGCTCCGCTCCATTGAGCTTGAAGCTAAAAGACACGCACGCCAATCAATGGCTgtccaaaatgaaaccggTGCTACCATGCTGTGCACAATGTCGCAAGCCGCTTCCGCATTGCGCTATTTGCATGTTATCAATGGGTACCTTAAATCCATACATGGAATTGACGAAAGACCGATCAGGGCGGTCGTCCCGTAGTGGCCTTTCGTCGCTGCAGACCGCGGATGACATGTCGTCTTTGGGGAATTTGCCCTTTGCAGAATGGTTCACTTGGTGTCTACGATGCAAGCATGGCGGCCACGCCCACCATTTGGTGGGATGGTTTGCGAAACATGAAGTATGCCCCGTGAGCGGGTGTGACTGTCATTGTCAATTCGACGGAATTCATGAGTTGAATCGATATAAGCAATCTTCAGAGAGAGTAACAAACGAAAACGAGCAGGACACGACAAGCAACACCGAGGCCGACTAAGCAACCGTAAGCCACCAGCCATCACTATGTGAAACAGAGCACAGTCTGAGTCAGCATGGATGCATTCAACGCTCCTGTGCAGTGCACTTTGCCAATCCTTTTGTTGCTGTCTAGGTTGCAAGATTGTTccctttacagttacagAGGACGCGAACCTACTACAACAAGAGAGAGGTAGAATAGACCCTTACCGAACCAATCAGGATTATGTGCTTGGTAGAAATTTGGTCCTTTACGGTATTCACAATCAAATCCAGCGTGACCATAATTTTTGACATAACTGTAAATTACTCCTTGCAAAACTCTCCGGGTGTTCCTAGGAATTCGCGCGACTTCTTGCGCGTTCGAGTAAAACCCGGAAAACCAACCTTATGGAGTTAGAGAACCCAATACCATATACCCGCGTATTCTGGTGTATCTCGGCATAAAACGCAGACGTACCGACAACCGTACATCCCTCATTCGTTCGTGGGCAGGAAAGTTGGCTTACGTTTTTCTCGGCTTGACGGACGTGAACGACACGAAATCTAATTGTAATCAAAGAGTATAAAGCAGATCTCGTTGCTACGATCATCTGACGCCCTGGGATTGATCCTATCTTCGAATTAAACTACGGATTTACTCTTCACCTCCTCATCATGAAGTATCTCGTGGCTGTGACGACACTATTGAGCACCGTGTCGGTGTCGGCTTTTGTGCCTCAAAAAGCGGCCTTTGGCGCCTTGACTCCTTTTGGATCTCGCACTGGAGTGAAAATGGCCGATACGGAAACGATCTTTGACCAGGAACAGTACATTGCCGAATCCAAAGAAATGCGGCTCAAACATTTGGAGGAGCAGGCCATGTTTGCTCTCAAGATTGCTGTGGAGAATTACGGTATGTTCCTTGGAAGGTGTCCTTGTTGGATCTGGCCAGGGAGGATCACGAGATTTTGGATAAGGGGATCGCAATCCTGTGCACAATTTGCTCTGTCCGACGTTGTCTCGTATATGTCTCCAAATGTTTGTGTTATTTGATGTAGGTGCCATTTGCTAACCAAGCCCTTTCTTGTAACCCTTCTCTCCAGGCAACGCGGTCTTTCCCAACGCCATGATTGCGGGCGATGTTGTTATTACTCACCTCTTGTCGCGTCTCGGATACCTGGAAAACGGCAAAGCCAAAATTATGGTTGTCGATACCTTCCATCTCTTCCCCGAAACGATGGAGTTTCTTGAGAAATTGGAAGAGCACTACAATTTCAAGGCCGACGTCTTCTGCGCCGACAAGATACCCGTTGGCGACAAGGATGCCTTCGACAAGCGCTACGGTGCCAATCTTTGGAAGGAAGATATAGACGAGTATGACCGCGTTTGCAAGGTGGAGCCTTTCCAGCGAGGTCTCAAAACACTCAAGACTGACTGCATGATCAACGGACGTACCCGATGGCAAGGATTCGAACGCGCCTGGATTGATTTGTTCGAAAACGCTCCCATTGGTGGCGGACTCGCCAAATGCAACCCCATTGCCTACTGGACTTTGGAAGATACCTTTGACTATATTGCCAAATACGATGTCCCGTACCACCCGCTCCACGAAAAGGGATACCCCAGTATTGGTGACGCCAAGGACACTATTCCGGTTCCGGAAGACGGCTCGGTTCGATTTGTAGATTTTAAGTTTGAAGGCGATAAAACCGTATGGTTAGATTACGCCAAAGAACGGGTGGGCCGCTTCGTCGGATTAGCAACCAAGGATGGCAAAACCAAGACGGAATGCGGTATTCACGTGGACGGAGCCGAGCGTACCTGGGACCGGGATTTGTGGGAGGAAGAGAATAGTGTGGTCAAGAAAATCTCGTCGTCCGCGGATGCTTTGGAAATCAAAAAGTCGGGCAAGCCCGCCGTAATTGCCGTCTATGCACCCTGGTGTCAATTCAGCCAGGCTATGGAGGATCAATTTGAGGAATTTGCGAAAGCAGTAGGAGACGATGTCGACGTTTACAGTTTCCGCGGAGACGAAGAACGAGAGTTTGTCATGGCTAACTTGAACACCAACTCGTTCCCGACCGTCAATGTGATCAAGGCAGACGGTACCGCAGTGAAGTACGAGTCGGAGGAACGTACTGTCGAAGCTTTTAAAAAGTTCATGGAAAAGACACTTTAGACTGGATACTGGTGCAAGTACATCTCGAAGACAAAGATTTAAGTAATTCTCTATAGTCATGCTTATTTGACGGAATACTTAGCGGTTGCTGGTGCTgttgtatgtatgtatgtatgtgcGCATCGGTATGCCTCCCATGGTAGTTTCTTTCTTGATGACAAACCCTTGCGAAGGATAAAATGCATTAGCTTCTTTCAAAAACACCGGCGTGGTAGCAACGAAAGAAACACCCGTGCTCGATGTTGTCGATGAAAATCCGTCTTGCTGCATTACCAAGCCTTTGGCAAAGTTCCAAAGTTCGTTTCCGACGCCGCATGCGCGCATATGTGGGTCAACAAAGAAACGAGTAATCTCGTACATGTTTGAACCCTCTATACTTTTCTTTCCTTCGGCATAGCGTCGCAAGCCTATGCATCCAACAATTTTTCGCTGGACAGTGTCGCTCATATCGTGGCACTCAGTGGCAACTAGGAAAAAGCCACCCATGTCCCGAAATCTTTGCGCAATATCGGAAATAGAATCTCCGTCCTTGCCGACCGTCGCTAGCAAATCCTTTTTGAGAACCGATTTGACCATTCTATGAACGCCCGGGTACATTTCAAATAAATGCTCGTATGTACCTTCAAAAAGCGTGCGGACTTGATTCTCGTCACAACGTTCTATTGCTGACAACCAACCGATGCTGCCCCCACGTACTCGATCTAATTGGAATCGAGATGGGCGAACTCCTGTCACCCAAGGGCAAAGAGTACGCTCCAAAATCAGATTTGTGATATGTCGTGACGGAGAAAAAGCTACAGCCAGAGCATAGGAACGCAAATGAAGATCTAAAGCCATATGTTCGTCAAACATTTCCAAGGGGGTCAGCATGGCGCCGTGCGCTCTTGCGTACAGTGCTGCAGTTCCCACATCGATAATTCTCGGGAAAGCAAAACCGTACTGCAGGAGTCGTGTCGTCACCGCTTCGCACGACGCGCCGACAGGTGCCAGGACGGAATGGTGTTGTCCTGTTTCCGACTCACCCCGTTCTAACTTGGCCTTGAAGTGAGCGTAGTAGCATCTCTGGTAAGCACTTAGTACGGACCGATCGTATTCGACTGGTTTGAGTGGTTCGTACAAAATCATGGCGCTTTCGCGGTTTTCGCAAAGGGTGGATGCACAAAACTGTAACAGAGTCTGGCAGACAACCTCGCCCAAGTATGCAACCACGAGTTCTGAGACAACGAGAGTCGCAACGTTTGGGTGAGCCGCACCAGCAATGTTTCCATACTTGCTTGCTTTCCGTAGGTCCGCAGCGACCAATGTAAATGTGGTCAACGACGAGCCATTAACGGAATAGCAGACGACATCCTCACCTGCGTTGTCGTCTGCCCTCGTCCATTTAAggtttctttccaaaaagtcacGTTTGGCGTTGACAACGTCCGGAAAGTCAACTTCAAGAACGTGAATATCTACATTACCAGGATCAGATAGCAAAGCAGCCCAGATTCCTGTCACATCCAAACCAGCACCGAGAAAAATGAGTTGCTTTCGGTTCCTGTTTGTAGATTTCGTGTCCTCAATATCATACGAATGTCTATGTAAAACCGGCAGCCTCAAAAAGGAACCAACTTGATCTAGAATAACAGCTATTCGCACTGCATATCCAGCATTGATGAGCGGCGTCTGGCGTCGATTTTGACCTATAAGCGCGGTCGCAGCCTGTTCCAATAGAGATCCGTAGGAATGTGTGTCCTTTTCATCGTGACACGACGACCGATAGCCGGCGCGATATGCCGATGCTTTGGCTTGTAGTGCGTCCTTGGCAGTTTTTGTGACGGAAGATTCCATATTCGAAGAATGCTTTCCTGAAACAAGAACTACCTATTCATTCGCGGCGCTTCGCGACTACTTAGAACCGCAAGTCAGTTTTCGCAATGAACTGCCATGGTGGTAGTTGCATGATTGCCTATATTCTGTGTAGCAATTTTTCACATACAATAAATCGGTATCGGGTAAAAAGTCGCTCAGCCATATGAAAGAGATAAATTATCCAACCAATTCACTGTTTAGAACGTACATGGCATGGacaattttcaaatttttaAGGCTTAATAAATTAAACAGTCGGCTTCGCAGTCACATCATTTCGATGATGTATCGCTATCACTTACAGTTACGAGCACTAAACAGAGACCTTCCAATAGTCTGAATCTGATATGGAAGCTTACATAACtgcatttacagtcaaaGCCATTGACTGCACCTCTCGTTGCTTTTACTGTCAATTGATCCTGTAACCACAAAAGTCGTAAGCTCTGTGAGAAATAGCAAAAAAACAATGTTATCACCTTCATTTACCAGTCAAGTCTCGTCATGGCACAAGATCGGCTCAGATAGGGCCTTTTTATTTTAGCAAGATATTGTGTTTCTAATTGGAGGCAGCAAAGCGTGAATCGCACTTCGACACCGCTGCGTCTTGCGTTGACGTAACTTCTTGACGACTGCGTTGCACTCACCATTTGGATCCCTGTCGCCAACGATACATTAAGGAAGGAAAGCAGAAAGTAATCAGAAATGTTTTCTCAATCTATACCGCGGCTGCGATAGAAACGCAACACCGGCTCAAACAGAGCGTTGTCAATCTTTGCAAGTTTTCAAAAAAGGAGGCGATGGACCGTTGAAGAGCGAACCATCACCGCTGCGACCTGCAAGCTTTCACAAAACAAAGCCAAGCAACACGTACCTATTTAAATCTGCGATCGACAGAATTGCAGCAATATCGCTTCTGTCCGAAGCCTAAGACTAAGCCCCGTACACTTTACGCTGGAGCCCTTGTGGAAACGTAGCAACAACACTCATCCACGGTTGTTCGACTACCACCATTTCGTTCTCATCGACGAAGTCCACGAAGAGCATGCTATTGTACCGCAAACAGCAAGTGCAAGCTGCTGCACTCTGATCAACTTCATCTGAACTTGTTACGGACAGGGATCGCTTGCGTTTGCGCCCACGAACATGTATCTCTGGAACGTTTCGACAAAACTTGGGATAGCTCTTGTCCATGGACATTGTCACGAAAGCACCGAAAGAGCCCTTCAAAACATGTTTGAAAATAAGCCGCGTGTTAGAGATATAAATGTATCCCATTACTATACCATTGAAACCGCATCAAGTGTCGTTTAAATGGGCGAAACAGGGCAATATGCTCTTGCAAGAAAGACAACCAACTCGCGATCGTATCGTTGCAGCGAGCTGGAATAACAAGTATCTTGCTCCAGATTCATCTATTTCTATTTGTACGTACCACGAGAAATTGGGATGCTGAGGTGGGGTTGACGGCAAGGCGCACGGGAAAATCGTTTCGATTTGAGAGTTCCAGTGGCATCGCCTTATCCAGAGGATAGCCAGCTTCTTCGCTCCAAGGGCTAAGGCGGCGATCATGTATGTTGAAGACGTACGTTGCGTAGTTACAGCatgccaccaccaacactGGAGAGTCAATGCTCAAAAATGCAATAGCAGAAACAGCGGTATCCAACGGAGGAATTGTCCACCAATGGCTGAAGCTTTCTCTCGGGCTGCTGCTGTGATAAAGTGATATACGGTCTTCGCCACAAAGACCACTCTGCATGGTAGCCATCCATCGACCATCAACAGAAATTTCCAAGGATTCCACGGATAGCGAGTTTTGCGAGGCTTGCGTGATTATGGTCTGTTTCACCGCGTCTCTCGTTTCGTACATCGATTCTGTCGCTGAAGCTGCCATATTTGGCGTgaaaggaagattttgaaTCTTCCCGTCGGCTGTGGCCACTACAAGATCGTTAGTTGGAGTAAAGCGAACTGCGTTGCATGGcccaagaaaagaaaagtccTGTGGTATTCTTGTCGGTGTCATAGTACCTTGTTCGCTAAATGCGATCCGGAAGACAAGGAGAGACACAGCGTTGCATATCGCCAAAAGTGAGCCGTCGTTGCTAATCGCCGTGCACGCCAAATTCGACGGCGTCTTCACTTGCACACTTCCCACCagcgtttcttcttcaggCACGAGAACTGGGGTATTCAAATCACCTGTTTGTTGAGGGCCTAAGCGATACAGATCAACTCGATCTTCACGTCTCATCAAAAGCAAGCGAGCTTGCTTTGCCAACATGATTGGACTCGACGACGGCCAAGGATATAATGTTAGTGGCCGTCGAGTAGGAAACTCACGCACCTGATATAAGCAGACTTTCGTATCCATACCCCCACTGCAAAGAAGATCAACCGTTATTGTTTTCAGTTTTCCTTCCCTTTCAATAGCCTTGTGTTGCTGGCAAACAGTCATGCACTTGACATCATGTGTATGAGGCCGATGAGCATGTGTTAAGGTCCATTTCCGACCCGCCAGACCATCGCCACCCGGAGTCATCGGCGGCCTTTCAATACAAACAACACGTGAATCAATCCCACTGGCAAATACTTTGTCCTCGTCCTGAGATACGGCCATGCATAGAACGTCCGCCTTCTCATCATTTTGGATAAAGGTTTGCTGGAGAGAACCGCTGTCGCCGTCCCAGAACTGAACGTGTCCGAGTGAGTCTCCCGATACGACTGTACCATCCTTTAGAATGGATATACTCCATACTCGTGTTGGGATGTTGCGACCAAAATTCTCCACCGTCATGCGTAGTGTCGACTTCCAAGAAATCCGGGACGAATTGTTCTTGTTGGTGCCTTCGGTGGAGACACAATCGTACCGTCGAATTGTCCCATCGGCGACTCCAGCAAAAATGGTTGTACCGGCCATTGAATTGTTTCTGGCCGCATTTATTCCTCGATGCCAGGCCAATGCCAAGACTGCCGCCCCGGTTGAAGGCATTGTGGACAGGAGTACCGGCTTATCGGACACGTCGTATATACGGATGGATCCATCCTCGCAGCCTGCGGCTACAAAACTGGAATATGGACCGAGAGTTGCTAGACAAAAAATACCACCTCCTCCACTCGAAATCGTATTGCTCAATTGTCCTGTTGTAAAGTCAATGAAGAATAGAGATCCATCTCTGGAGGCGCCGACCAGTTTTGGCAACGAGGCCGGGTTCGGAGACGACTCTTCGCCGCAATCGTGTACCCACGTCATAACGGTAACGATTCGACTCGGAAATCCGGCGATCGTTGCAATGGTACGAAACTTTTGCTGCACGGACTTGAGCTCCACCGAGCCGTTGTCGCGGGCGATTGCCAGGTAGGATTCGGAAACGGACGGCGGCGTTGCCGCCATCGCGACAATCGGCTTGGGGTGGTAGCCCAAATGCCGTAGACGATGCACCTGTACGTCGAGTGTAGGGGGAGCCTTGACTCCAATCACGGTATTGGTGGGTGGTGAAGTTTTCTTCCTTCGGGAAGTGCTCGATTTTGACTTGGTTGCGCTCGATTTGCTTGGGGTAGCAATTGCTAGCGTTTCCGGAGTTTGCATTTTCTGGGTTTTGTGTTGTTCAACGTTGACCTGCGGGCTCTTGCGCTTGGAATTTTTGCATGAATTTGAAGATTCGAGCTTTTTAGATGCTCGAGTTGGCGTTTTAGTCGGGTTGGAGGCATCCGTAGTGGCGTCACTGTTACGCCGTTTCCTGTCCTGGCGAGTTGTTCGAGATCCGGCCGACGCCACCGACTCTTCCCCTATGGATTCCTTGCGTGGGGTCACCGACTTGCggctcttctttttcgcaCTTGCCATGATTCTCAACTCTTTTGCTACGAGACAGCCACGAAGCCCGTCAATGGATATAGACAACGAACGTGTGTCCAACTGAATGCTTCGTCGCTCGACTTGATTTACTCAAACACTCGTTACCCCTGCTGGCCATTGACTTGGAGATATCGACAAGCTTTTTTTTTGCTTGGATGCCAGGGTAATTCACACGTACGTATACCAGACGGTATCctactttacagttatacGGCGGATAGTTCTTTGATGAGAAGAATGCCCCCCGCCCCATTCTGGAAGATTCTTCCTTCCTCGAAGATACACTCGGATTTCGTTTCTCGTTGTCAACCCAAAACTGCCTTTCCCTACAGTGAATACCTCTGCTTGCTTACTAGCCAACTTCCCATTCTTACTTGCCTCAAATACAAGTTTATCCTGTCTTGCGTGAAAAGTGGCTTTTTTGAACGGACCGTGTGTTTGCCCTTGCTGATTTATTTAGTATTGGTCGGCGTcagctgttgttgttgtagtttTCGTTGCAATGCGTAGCGAACGAAGTTCCCCTTCCGGCTCTAAGGAATCAACATCTCAAGATGTTGCCGATGTAGCGGTGATTGGAGCCGGCTGGTGGTCACAAGGATGGCATATACCACAGTTGAGTCGGAACACTCGGGCCAATCTCGTAGGAATTGTCGATTCTGCCTCTCAGCCCCGATCGAATCTCAATCCTCATCTCGAGTCGCTCGAAGCGCTGGCACGAAAGTACGACACTGCCGTATTTTCCTCCGTGTCGGACCTTCTGGCGAACACACCCACTTTGGACGGTGTAATTGTGGCAACGCCGCATTCGACTCACTACAACATTGGTAAAGAAATCTACGACGCCAACAGGAACAGGGAAAAACCAATCCATATTCTCATGGAAAAGCCCATGACAACCAACATAGAGGAAGCCTACCAGCTGCACCAACTGGTGGCGTCCCGTCCGGAGGTTTCCTTCCTAATCAACCATTCGGCCAACTACCGTTCGCAAACAAAGGCAGCACATCAAGCTGTCCCCCAACTAGGGAGTTTGCGGCATGGCTCGATCTTCATGGCGTCTGCTCTGAGTTGGATCTTTGTACGTCCATGGAATGTTGGCTAGCGTTGTGATGCGACTCGAGGGCTTGAATGTGAGCCATATCTTCTCGGGGTTTGCATTGTCATTGCGAGCTTCTGTTACTTTggtcactcactgtcctatGTTTTATTCCTTCTTTGGCTCGTTCACGCATCTAGGAAGACCCTTCGAACACTGGTTGGAACGTTCCGGGGCCTGACATGCTGGGGAACGGCTTTGCGTGGGGTCAATCGTCGCACGTCTTGGCTTGGGTGTTCTACGTATGCCCGCAACTTAGCCCTATCGAGGTATACTGCCGCATGACGCATTCTGCCGCCACTGGAGCTGATGTTGCACTTTCTGGAACGATCATTTGCCGAGATTGCCACTCCGACAATGAAGTCATCCTTTCCGTTGCCGGTACCAGTTTACTTCCGGGCAATGAGCACTCGGACCCTCCGGTTGGCAAACAAATTCAATTCAAACTCTACGGCGAAGACGGTGCTATTATCTACTGCGGCGATACACGGGATGAGAACACCGGAAATCTGGAACTGCGCCGCGTGTCGATGGATGGTGTCGTGGAGTTGCCTGTTGGTCCGGGATTTGCCTTTGAGAATTTAGAAACAGAACATGATGGGCCTGAGTCATTGCAGGCTTTCTTGGATGCTTGTGTAGGAAAATCAACGCATGTGGGGGCCGACAGTTTGGTTGGACTCAAAACGGTTCAAGTATTGGATGCCATGTACCGCAGCCACGCTTCCGGTCAATCCGAACCTGTACGGCATGCGGATGCGGAATAAAATTTGCTTTTTACACGGAAATTATTTAGCCGAGCGTAGCATTACCGAATAGGCATGCCCCGTCGAATCAATAGTTACGGTTAAGCAGTGAATGATGAACACGAAGCTACTACCAATTGGAACAGATCAGACGGGATCTGTTCCCGACAGTTTTGTCCATTCTATTTCTCGCTTGATCAGGCTGCAGAGCAAGATCACATTGGAATGCACGAGATGATTCTCTTACTTTCAACAACGTCGTCACTTTTATATACTACTCTTATAGATATCGTTTGACCGATGACCAGGGGTCAAAATCTTCGCCGCCTCCCAGagcatcgttttcgttcgcGTGGGCGGGATTCTTCAAGTCTGCATCACGGTCGACTTGAGCCAGCAGTGACACAATTTCCAAAGCTCGCTGTCTGGCGCCGGGGCTTTTTCCAATATCGCTGACCGAACGTGAAGCGTAATTTTCCATGCACCGGTCGATCGAAGATACATGCGTTGCCATGTCTTTTTGCAAACTTTCCACTGGACGGAATCCTCGCTCTTCCAATAGTATCCCCGAGACCAAAGTTGCCTTGGTACGTATGGCTTTTTCAAACCGTTTTTCGGTTTGCAAATAAAACCGGAGTAAGGCATCGATTCCAGATGAAAGAGCTTCAGTGTGCTCTGACCCCCCGTCACATGCTTGATCcgtgttttcttttttcaatACACAGCGCATGCTATCGAGCACCCAACAGGTCTCAAAATCGGGTGACGGACGCAAACGTGCTACCGCCACGGGAGTTTTCGCAAGGACCGATGCGTCACTCGTTTCAAATGAATTGCGTACTTTGACGTCGGTGGATGTCGGAGCGGATACGGTTGCCGTGTCGACGGCGGCTCGCATGGCTAGCAGAAAATCGTCTTTGATCATGACCGAGggcttgttgttgctagATCGGAACACCGCTACCCAAACACAGTTtgcatcgtcatcgtcgtctaCCAGTGTCGAATCGAAACGCCTAACGGATG
Coding sequences:
- a CDS encoding predicted protein, with amino-acid sequence VDGAERTWDRDLWEEENSVVKKISSSADALEIKKSGKPAVIAVYAPWCQFSQAMEDQFEEFAKAVGDDVDVYSFRGDEEREFVMANLNTNSFPTVNVIKADGTAVKYESEERTVEAFKKFMEKTL
- a CDS encoding predicted protein produces the protein MNTNDNATRIVIKYDSTGRRLAYAFALLGFVIQTTLVHSLASSSPSENPASFTLFDRFQPICPADLASVRRFDSTLVDDDDDANCVWVAVFRSSNNKPSVMIKDDFLLAMRAAVDTATVSAPTSTDVKVRNSFETSDASVLAKTPVAVARLRPSPDFETCWVLDSMRCVLKKENTDQACDGGSEHTEALSSGIDALLRFYLQTEKRFEKAIRTKATLVSGILLEERGFRPVESLQKDMATHVSSIDRCMENYASRSVSDIGKSPGARQRALEIVSLLAQVDRDADLKNPAHANENDALGGGEDFDPWSSVKRYL
- a CDS encoding predicted protein — its product is MASAKKKSRKSVTPRKESIGEESVASAGSRTTRQDRKRRNSDATTDASNPTKTPTRASKKLESSNSCKNSKRKSPQVNVEQHKTQKMQTPETLAIATPSKSSATKSKSSTSRRKKTSPPTNTVIGVKAPPTLDVQVHRLRHLGYHPKPIVAMAATPPSVSESYLAIARDNGSVELKSVQQKFRTIATIAGFPSRIVTVMTWVHDCGEESSPNPASLPKLVGASRDGSLFFIDFTTGQLSNTISSGGGGIFCLATLGPYSSFVAAGCEDGSIRIYDVSDKPVLLSTMPSTGAAVLALAWHRGINAARNNSMAGTTIFAGVADGTIRRYDCVSTEGTNKNNSSRISWKSTLRMTVENFGRNIPTRVWSISILKDGTVVSGDSLGHVQFWDGDSGSLQQTFIQNDEKADVLCMAVSQDEDKVFASGIDSRVVCIERPPMTPGGDGLAGRKWTLTHAHRPHTHDVKCMTVCQQHKAIEREGKLKTITVDLLCSGGMDTKVCLYQVREFPTRRPLTLYPWPSSSPIMLAKQARLLLMRREDRVDLYRLGPQQTGDLNTPVLVPEEETLVGSVQVKTPSNLACTAISNDGSLLAICNAVSLLVFRIAFSEQGTMTPTRIPQDFSFLGPCNAVRFTPTNDLVVATADGKIQNLPFTPNMAASATESMYETRDAVKQTIITQASQNSLSVESLEISVDGRWMATMQSGLCGEDRISLYHSSSPRESFSHWWTIPPLDTAVSAIAFLSIDSPVLVVACCNYATPWSEEAGYPLDKAMPLELSNRNDFPVRLAVNPTSASQFLVGSFGAFVTMSMDKSYPKFCRNVPEIHVRGRKRKRSLSVTSSDEVDQSAAACTCCLRYNSMLFVDFVDENEMVVVEQPWMSVVATFPQGLQRKVYGA
- a CDS encoding predicted protein; this encodes MKYLVAVTTLLSTVSVSAFVPQKAAFGALTPFGSRTGVKMADTETIFDQEQYIAESKEMRLKHLEEQAMFALKIAVENYGNAVFPNAMIAGDVVITHLLSRLGYLENGKAKIMVVDTFHLFPETMEFLEKLEEHYNFKADVFCADKIPVGDKDAFDKRYGANLWKEDIDEYDRVCKVEPFQRGLKTLKTDCMINGRTRWQGFERAWIDLFENAPIGGGLAKCNPIAYWTLEDTFDYIAKYDVPYHPLHEKGYPSIGDAKDTIPVPEDGSVRF
- a CDS encoding predicted protein, producing MESSVTKTAKDALQAKASAYRAGYRSSCHDEKDTHSYGSLLEQAATALIGQNRRQTPLINAGYAVRIAVILDQVGSFLRLPVLHRHSYDIEDTKSTNRNRKQLIFLGAGLDVTGIWAALLSDPGNVDIHVLEVDFPDVVNAKRDFLERNLKWTRADDNAGEDVVCYSVNGSSLTTFTLVAADLRKASKYGNIAGAAHPNVATLVVSELVVAYLGEVVCQTLLQFCASTLCENRESAMILYEPLKPVEYDRSVLSAYQRCYYAHFKAKLERGESETGQHHSVLAPVGASCEAVTTRLLQYGFAFPRIIDVGTAALYARAHGAMLTPLEMFDEHMALDLHLRSYALAVAFSPSRHITNLILERTLCPWVTGVRPSRFQLDRVRGGSIGWLSAIERCDENQVRTLFEGTYEHLFEMYPGVHRMVKSVLKKDLLATVGKDGDSISDIAQRFRDMGGFFLVATECHDMSDTVQRKIVGCIGLRRYAEGKKSIEGSNMYEITRFFVDPHMRACGVGNELWNFAKGLVMQQDGFSSTTSSTGVSFVATTPVFLKEANAFYPSQGFVIKKETTMGGIPMRTYIHTYNSTSNR
- a CDS encoding predicted protein; translated protein: MRSERSSPSGSKESTSQDVADVAVIGAGWWSQGWHIPQLSRNTRANLVGIVDSASQPRSNLNPHLESLEALARKYDTAVFSSVSDLLANTPTLDGVIVATPHSTHYNIGKEIYDANRNREKPIHILMEKPMTTNIEEAYQLHQLVASRPEVSFLINHSANYRSQTKAAHQAVPQLGSLRHGSIFMASALSWIFEDPSNTGWNVPGPDMLGNGFAWGQSSHVLAWVFYVCPQLSPIEVYCRMTHSAATGADVALSGTIICRDCHSDNEVILSVAGTSLLPGNEHSDPPVGKQIQFKLYGEDGAIIYCGDTRDENTGNLELRRVSMDGVVELPVGPGFAFENLETEHDGPESLQAFLDACVGKSTHVGADSLVGLKTVQVLDAMYRSHASGQSEPVRHADAE